A section of the Acanthochromis polyacanthus isolate Apoly-LR-REF ecotype Palm Island chromosome 13, KAUST_Apoly_ChrSc, whole genome shotgun sequence genome encodes:
- the clrn1 gene encoding clarin-1 encodes MPSRQKQLLFSVSGLLGFSCALTAAVATGLPLWIRGAALCRTGAELVNASEPELEKFLGELSYGLFSGQRVKQCGLGGRASRFTFFPGLLNAIPAGLHVTVIFFCGVVILFSSVATGFFFFNAFGRPYETLQGPLGLYLWTFICCLSSCLVMILFASEVKLHRLSERIANFKEVNFVFQTYSEQYDRSFWLFFLVFLLHGLNGILIRLSGIQFPFQESKEVDLGGGAADLMY; translated from the exons ATGCCAAGCCGCCAGAAGCAGCTCCTCTTCTCGGTGTCCGGCCTGCTGGGCTTCTCCTGCGCCCTGACCGCCGCCGTGGCCACCGGGCTGCCGCTGTGGATCCGCGGGGCTGCGCTGTGCCGCACCGGGGCCGAGCTGGTGAACGCCTCGGAGCCGGAGCTGGAGAAGTTCCTGGGCGAGCTGAGCTACGGGCTGTTCTCCGGCCAGAGGGTGAAGCAGTGCGGCCTGGGAGGCAGAGCGTCCCGGTTCACCT TCTTCCCAGGCCTGCTGAATGCCATCCCAGCAGGCCTCCACGTCACCGtcatcttcttctgtggtgtcgTGATCCTCTTCTCCTCCGTGGCCACCGGCTTCTTCTTTTTCAACGCCTTCGGTCGACCCTACGAGACGCTGCAGGGTCCTCTGGGACTTTACCTGTGGACCTTCATCTGCT gtttgagcAGTTGTCTGGTGATGATCCTTTTTGCATCGGAGGTGAAGCTTCATCGTCTGTCCGAGCGAATCGCCAACTTCAAAGAGGTGAACTTTGTGTTCCAGACGTACAGCGAGCAATACGACCGATCCTTTTGGCTCTTCTTCCTTGTCTTCCTCCTGCACGGACTCAACGGCATTCTGATCCGACTGTCGGGAATCCAGTTTCCCTTCCAGGAGAGCAAAGAGGTGGACCTGGGCGGCGGTGCTGCAGACCTCATgtactga